The sequence below is a genomic window from Desulfofalx alkaliphila DSM 12257.
GAACTGGCCCGTAAATATGGTGCCGATGTGGATGAAGTTATGTTCACCTGGGGCACCGATGTTGATTTGCGTGTGGTTGAAGAAAAATTAAAGGCCGATCCCAACATTAAGGCTGTATTGGCAACCCATAACGAAACATCCACTGCTGTGGTTAACGATATTAAAGGGCTGGGTAAAATTGTTGCTGACCACCAGGCGGTGTTAGTGGTGGATGCCGTTAGCAGTATGGGCGGTATGGATATTAAAACCGATGAGTGGCAAGTGGACATTATGGTAAGCGGCTCCCAAAAGGCAATGATGCTGCCCCCGGGTCTGGCCTTTGTAAGCGTAAGCGAGAAGGCATGGAAAGTCATGGAAGAAAACACCGCTTCTAACTACTACTTTGACTTAAAGAAGGCCAGAAAGTCACTGGCTAAAAATAATACACCCTATACTTCACCGGTATCTTTATTTTACGGTTTAGAGGAATCCCTGGATATGCTGCTGGAAGAAGGATTAGAAAATGTTTTCAAGCGCCACCGCCTGTTGGCAAGGGCAACCAGGGCAGCCATTAAGGGATTGGGATTGGAGTTACTGCCTGCCGAAGAATATTCTTCAGACACGGTAACGGCTGTTCAAAGCCCCATGACAGTAAATGTTGATAACCTGCGCAAAACCCTGTTAGAAAAATACCGGGTGATGGTGGCCGGCGGCCAGGGTGAGTTGAAAGGAAAGATATTCCGTATTGCACATATGGGTTATGCCAGCAAGGCAGATGTAATTTTAACCATAGGCGCCTTAGAGATGGCCCTTAACGAATGCGGTTATAAGGCAGAATTGGGCGCCGGCGTAAGGGAAGCACAACTAGTATTTTTAGAGGAGAGTGAGTAATTTGAAGGTATTGGCCTTAGACGGAGTTTCGGAAAAGGGTCTGGCGGCTCTCTATGAAATTCCCGATATAACCGTTGATATTATAAAGGACAAAATGACTGAAGAAGAGTTAATTAAAATTATCGGTGATTATGATGCCATGATTGTGCGCAGCGCCACCAAGGTAACACCAAATTTGCTGGAGCATGCCACTAAACTGAAGGTGGTCGGCAGGGCAGGTGTTGGGGTTGATAATATTGATTTAAAGGCAGCCACCAACAAGGGTGTCATTGTGGTTAACGCCCCTGACGGGAACACCATTGCAGCGGCAGAACATACCATAGCCATGATGCTGGCCTTGGCCAGAAAAATACCCGCTGCCACTGCTAAATTAAGAGAAGGTGTTTGGGACAGAAAGTCCTTTTTAGGTGTAGAATTGCGCAACAAGGTGCTGGGTGTAATTGGCATGGGCCGCATTGGTTCAGCGGTGGCTAAAAGGGCAATGGCAATGGATATGAAAATATTGGCCTATGACCCTTACATTTCTGATAAAAGTGCCGCAGACAAGGGATTGGAACTGGTGACCTTGGATGAAATCTATAAAGAAGCTGATTTCATAACAATGCATATGCCTTTAACTAAAGAAACCCGCCATATGATTGATGCCGATGCAATTGCTAAGATGAAAGACGGGGTAAGAATAATAAACTGTGCCCGGGGCGGCATCATTGATGAAGAGGCCCTTTATGAAGGATTAAAATCCGGCAAGGTGGCGGGGGCAGCATTGGATGTTTTTGAAAAGGAACCCAACACAGACAGTCCCCTGTATCAATTTGAAAACTTCATTGCCACCCCTCACCTGGGAGCTTCAACCATAGAAGCACAGGTTAACGTGGCGGTGGATGTTGCCAAAGAAATTGCCGACTACCTGCAAGGAAATATGGTTAGAAATGCCGTTAATATTCCTTCCCTGACACCAAAATTGCTGGCTAAGGTGCGTCCTTTCCTTGATTTAGGGGAAAAACTGGGCAAGTTCCAGGCACAGTTATTAACCGGCCGCATTAAGAGTGTTGAAGTGGTTTACGGCGGTGAAGTTGCAAAATACGATGTTACTCCCATTACCACCATGTTCCTCAAGGGTTTATTAGATCCTATTTTGCAGGAAACGGTGAATTTCGTAAATGCCTCGGTGGTGGCCAGGGACAGGGGAATTCGGGTAATTCAAACTACCCAAGATCAGGATCAAAACTATAGCAATTTAATGACCGTTAAGGTTACCACCGATCAAACTGAGCGGTTATTGAGCGGAACCCTGTTCTTAAACAATGACCCGCGGGTGGTTGACATTGACGGCTACCGCATAGATGCCGTACCCCAGGGAAATATGTTGGTAATACCGCATATTGACAGGCCGGGTATCATTGGTAAGGTGGGCACCGTTCTTGGAGAACACAATATAAACATTGCCGGAATGCAGGTGGGCCGTAAGGAGCAAGGTGGATCGGCAGTGATGGTATTGGCGGTGGATACAGCCACCTGCGAAGCCACCATTAAGCAAATTGCCGATATAGACGGTATTTTAGATGTAAAATTAGTCAGCATTGAAAATTAGAAAAATATACTACAGCCTGGTTTTTGCGGGCGGGTAACCATTCCCGCCCCATTTACCACGGTTTAGGACACTTACAAGACATATTAGTTTTACACCAGTTTGACACTATAGTATAATTGATATTAAATTTAGCAAAAAAATGCAGTTGTTGGGGGCGAAGTAATGCTAGATATAAAACTGGTAAGGTCAAATCCGGATATGGTAAGAGAGGCACTGGAAAACCGTGCTGTTAACATGTCCCTTGATGAATTTTTAAATTTAGACGAAAAACGCCGGGAAAAACTGGTTGAAGTTGAGCAGCTCAAGAACAAGCGCAATGTGGTATCGCAAGAGGTGGGAAGGCTTAAAAAATCTGGCCAACCCGCTGAGGACCTGGTGCAAGAAATGAGGCAGGTATCCCAGTCTATCAAAGAAATTGATGAACAAATCAGAGCCATTGAGGAGCAGTTGCAGCAGATAATCCTCAATATACCTAATATTCCCCATGAAAGCGTACCCATTGGTGCCAATGAGGACGATAATGCGGAGGTCAGAACTTGGGGTAAACCAAAAACCTTTACCTTTCAACCGAAGCCGCACTGGGATATTGCAGAAGACCTGGGCATCATAGATTTTGAGCGGGCAGGCAAGGTTTCCGGGGCCAGATTTTCTTTTTATAAAGGCTTGGGTGCCCGGCTTGAAAGGGCATTGATAAACTTCATGTTGGATTTACATACCGGCGAACACGGCTATACCGAAATATTGCCTCCCTTTATAGTCAATGCCGACAGCATGGTGGGTACCGGGCAGCTCCCAAAGTTTGCCGAGGATATGTTTAAGCTGGAGGGTACCAATTATTATTTAATACCCACCGCTGAGGTGCCCGTCACAAACCTTTATCGTGACGAGATACTGCCGGGCGAGATACTGCCCATCTATCACTGTGCTTACAGTGCCTGCTTTAGGGCAGAGGCCGGGGCGGCAGGCCGCGACACCCGCGGTTTAATTAGGCAGCACCAATTTAACAAGGTTGAGTTAGTTAAATTTTGCAAACCGGATAAGTCTTACGAGGAATTAGAAAAACTACTGCAAAATGCGGAACAGGTGCTGCAGTTACTTGGCCTGCCCTACAGGGTAGTGAATCTATGCACCGGGGATATTGGTTTTTCCGCTGCCAAAACCTATGACATTGAAGTGTGGCTGCCCAGTTTTGAAACATACAGGGAAATATCCTCCTGCAGTAATTTTGAGGATTTCCAAGCCCGGAGGGCAAATATAAAGTTTAGACGGGAAAGAAAATCAAAACCGGAGTTTGTACACACCTTAAATGGCTCCGGCTTGGCTGTGGGCCGTACCTTGGCTGCCATTTTAGAAAACTACCAAGAGGAAGACGGCTCTGTTACCATACCGCCTGTTTTACAGCCCTACATGGGTGGCACAGCCAAAATTACTGGAAAGAGGTAGACATAATTAAATTGACAACCAAATAATTGTGTGGTACACTTGTACTTGCGTTGAGAAAAGAAGTGTCTTTGGCGATGACTTAAATCGCCGTGGCAGGAGGGATTCCTCCTAATAGGGAGGGGTGTCCGAGTGGTTGAAGGAGGCGGTCTTGAAAACCGTTGAACTCTTGCGGGTTCCGTGGGTTCGAATCCCACCCCCTCCGCCATAATATAGTGGAGAGCTGGCCGAGTCGGCTGAAGGCGCTCGCCTGCTAAGCGAGTATACGGGCTTAAACCTGTATCGAGGGTTCGAATCCCTCGCTCTCCGCCACTTTTACACTACGCTTAGTCGTAGTTTTTTATTTCGCCCTTGGAAAGCATGGGCAAAAGATTATTTCTTGACTTAGCCACTGACATTTGTTATAATAACACTTGTCACAAAACAGAAAACCCGTGCCTGTAGCTCAATTGGATAGAGCGTCTGACTACGGATCAGAAGGCTAGGGGTTCGAGTCCCTTCAGGCACGCCACATCTTTGGTTGTTAGTGCGCCAAAAAAGGTTAACTAACAACTTATTTGTATGCCCCCGTAGCTCAGGGGATAGAGCAGCGGTTTCCTAAACCGTGTGTCGGTGGTTCGATTCCTCCCGGGGGCGCCACTGTTCATTAAAAGGAGACAAACCCCAGGTGGAACATAGTCTTTACATGCGCCAGGCCTTGGCAGAGGCTCAAAAGGCCTATAAGGTGGGCGAAGTACCCATAGGAGCTGTGCTCGTGGTTGACGGCCAGATAATAGCTGCCGGCCATGACCTTAGGGAGCTGTTAAAGGATGCATCTGCCCATGCTGAAATACTGGTGCTAAGGGAAGCTGCACAGCGTTTGGGAGATTGGAGACTAAACGATGCCACCTTATATGTAACCGTTGAACCCTGTGCCATGTGTGCCGGAGCCATTGTACAATTTAGGGTGGGCCGTTTAGTGTACGGCGCCCCAAACAACAAATCCGGTTCTGTGGACAGTGTAATGGATATTGTTAGGCAGCCGGGCTTTAATCATCAGGTTGAGGTAATAGCCGGAGTGCTGGAAGACGAGTGCAGAGAGATTATTCGTTCTTTTTTTAAAGAAAAACGCAAACTAAAATGAACTTATTTTGGGGAGAGATGGCCGAGTTTGGTTGAAGGCGCTCGACTCGAAATCGAGTAGGCAGTGATGAGCTGTCTCGTGAGTTCGAATCTCACTCTCTCCGCCAAATGTATTTAATAATAAGTTTTACCTGTTGTAATTTAATAAAATTTATTATAGTATAAACTATGTAGTCCGCGGAGAGATGGCCGAGTGGATGAAGGCGCACGCCTGGAGAGCGTGTGGGCGGGTAACCGCCTCCAGGGTTCGAATCCCTGTCTCTCCGCCATTTTTACATTTGCTTATAAGTATAAAATAATGGTCGTGCTAGACGGGGAGGTAGCGGTGCCCTGCACCCGCAATCCGCTATAGCGGGGTTGAATACCTGCTCTCGGGTATAACCTGTGGGGTCTGGCTGCCGTAAGGGACGTTGATGACCGGGTCTTGCGCGGCGCAAGCTCCTGAACCGTGTCAGGTCCTGGCGGAAGCAGCACTAAGGGATGACTTGCGGGTGCCGCAAGGGTGCCTGGTTTGAGTTACCTGCGGGAGTAACGCCCGGAGGTTATTATCCAAAAGCAGGATGCACGGCCAGCAATTTTAAGGGGATGGTTCTTGTGGAACAAGGACCATCTCCTTGTTTTGTATGTGACAAGGAGGATTTAAAACATAAACATTAGTGTAAACTATTGGTGAATACAAAAGTCAGACAAAAGAAATACCTTATAAAATTTGCACCTCAGTTTTAATGTAAAATCAACAACCAATAAGCCAGGGGCAAAATAATAAAAGGAAAAATGTATTAAATATCGAAAATTATAGTAAACTTAATTCTGGAGGGTTAAATATATGGCTTATCGCGCCCTATATCGGGAGTATCGCCCACAGCGATTTGCCGACATTGTTGGGCAATCACATATTACTCGCACCTTACAAAATGCCCTGGACAAGGGACGTATTAACCATGCCTATTTATTTTGCGGTCCCCGGGGAACCGGCAAAACCACCACTGCCAAGGTGTTGGCTAAAACCTTGAATTGTTTAAAGGTGGTGGCCAACGAACCCTGCAATCAATGTGACAACTGCATTTCAACAAATGAAGGTAGCTCCGTGGATGTCATAGAAATAGATGCTGCATCAAACCGCGGCATTGAAGACATTCGTGAACTGCGGGAAAATGTTAAATTTTCACCGGCCAGTGGCAAGTACCGTGTTTATATCATAGATGAAGTACATATGCTTACCGCCGAGGCCTTTAACGCCCTCTTAAAAACCCTTGAAGAACCGCCCGGCCATGTGATTTTCATATTGGCCACCACTGAACCCCATAAGGTTCCCTTAACCATCCTTTCCCGGTGCCAAAGATTTGATTTTCGACGCATAGGTGTTAAGGATATGCTGCCTCGACTTAAGCAGGTGGCTGAAGAAATCGGCTTAGAGGTTGAGGACCAGGCTTTAGTATTAATTGCAAGGGCTGCCGAGGGCGGCTTAAGGGATGCCTTGGGCATTTTGGATCAGGGCTCGGTCTTTGGCAATGATTCTATTACTGTGGACGATGTGCATAAGATATTAGGGACCGTTAAAGAAGACGTGATGAGCAGCATGGTGGATTACCTGGCAAAGGGCAAGTCGGCGGACGCCCTGCTCCTGGTTAATGAGCTTTTGCAGCAGGGTAAAGACCTTAGGATGTTTGTTAAAGAGTTAAATGGCTATTTAAGATCCATTATGCTTTATTTAATTTCTAACCGGCTGCCGGAGGCCGGGGATGTAAGCAATTTAAAGGCCGACGCCGCCAAGCTGGAGCCAATTTTTATATCAAATTGTCTGGAAGTGTTAACCCGTTTAGAGTATGATATGAAGTGGAGTGCTCAACCGGTAATTTTACTGGAATTGGCCCTAGTTAAGCTGACCGGTGCCCAGCCACCGCCAAAGGCCGGTGCAGAGCGGCAGATGCCCCAGCGGCAAGAGGCACCGCCGGACAAGGAACAAAGGGGGCAAAAAGAACAAACAGAAGAAAAGGAAGAAAAGCAAGAAAAGCAAAGTGAACTAAATGAAGAAAAAAATCAAAATGAACAAACCGGTGACCTTTCCCAAGAGGTAAAACAGAGCTGGGGAAAGATACTGGACTATGTGAAGAAAATAAAACCTTCTGTTTATGGCGTTTTTCGGGAGGCCTTTTTTGTTGAGGTAAAAGATAAGGTGCTGACCATTGCTTTTAAGCCCCAGCACGCAAACTTTCATAAGGTCCGTGCAGAGCAAGGTGAAAACAAAAAAATATTTGAGCAGGCTTTAAATGAAGTTCTGGGCGGATCCTGGTCATTAAAAATTATAGTTTTAGAAAATCAAGAACAAGAAAAACCTAAAACCAAGGGCTCAGAAGAAAACCCCTTAGTGCAGAAGGCTGTTGAACTCTTTGGTGAAGACAAGGTTGAAATCAAATAAATCTATTTTTTGAGGAGGGCTTAATGATGTTAGGTGGAGGAAACATGAATAAAATGATGAAACAAGTGCAAAAGATGCAGCAGGATATGGCTAAAATGCAGGAGGAGTTAGCCACCCGTACTGTGGAAAGCACAGCGGGCGGCGGGGTGGTAAAGGTAGTGGCCAACGGCAGGCAGGAATTGATTTCCATCGAATTAAAGCCGGAAGTTGTGGATCCCGATGATATTGAAATGTTGCAGGATTTAATCTTGGCGGCCACCAATGATGCTCTGCGCAAAAGCCAAGATATGGTTTCCGCTGAAATGAGTAAGATCACCGGCGGCCTAAAGGTGCCGGGTTTATTTTAAAAACTTGCCCAAGGCGCGGTTGGTTAAAAAGAGCATGGGAAAACCCGTGTTCTTTTTTTCTTGCATTTTGGCCGGCCGGCATTTTCTTGACTAAAACTTTAAATTATTCTACAATTTGATAGACATGAGAAACAAT
It includes:
- the serA gene encoding phosphoglycerate dehydrogenase, with amino-acid sequence MKVLALDGVSEKGLAALYEIPDITVDIIKDKMTEEELIKIIGDYDAMIVRSATKVTPNLLEHATKLKVVGRAGVGVDNIDLKAATNKGVIVVNAPDGNTIAAAEHTIAMMLALARKIPAATAKLREGVWDRKSFLGVELRNKVLGVIGMGRIGSAVAKRAMAMDMKILAYDPYISDKSAADKGLELVTLDEIYKEADFITMHMPLTKETRHMIDADAIAKMKDGVRIINCARGGIIDEEALYEGLKSGKVAGAALDVFEKEPNTDSPLYQFENFIATPHLGASTIEAQVNVAVDVAKEIADYLQGNMVRNAVNIPSLTPKLLAKVRPFLDLGEKLGKFQAQLLTGRIKSVEVVYGGEVAKYDVTPITTMFLKGLLDPILQETVNFVNASVVARDRGIRVIQTTQDQDQNYSNLMTVKVTTDQTERLLSGTLFLNNDPRVVDIDGYRIDAVPQGNMLVIPHIDRPGIIGKVGTVLGEHNINIAGMQVGRKEQGGSAVMVLAVDTATCEATIKQIADIDGILDVKLVSIEN
- a CDS encoding YbaB/EbfC family nucleoid-associated protein; its protein translation is MMLGGGNMNKMMKQVQKMQQDMAKMQEELATRTVESTAGGGVVKVVANGRQELISIELKPEVVDPDDIEMLQDLILAATNDALRKSQDMVSAEMSKITGGLKVPGLF
- the serS gene encoding serine--tRNA ligase → MLDIKLVRSNPDMVREALENRAVNMSLDEFLNLDEKRREKLVEVEQLKNKRNVVSQEVGRLKKSGQPAEDLVQEMRQVSQSIKEIDEQIRAIEEQLQQIILNIPNIPHESVPIGANEDDNAEVRTWGKPKTFTFQPKPHWDIAEDLGIIDFERAGKVSGARFSFYKGLGARLERALINFMLDLHTGEHGYTEILPPFIVNADSMVGTGQLPKFAEDMFKLEGTNYYLIPTAEVPVTNLYRDEILPGEILPIYHCAYSACFRAEAGAAGRDTRGLIRQHQFNKVELVKFCKPDKSYEELEKLLQNAEQVLQLLGLPYRVVNLCTGDIGFSAAKTYDIEVWLPSFETYREISSCSNFEDFQARRANIKFRRERKSKPEFVHTLNGSGLAVGRTLAAILENYQEEDGSVTIPPVLQPYMGGTAKITGKR
- the dnaX gene encoding DNA polymerase III subunit gamma/tau, translated to MAYRALYREYRPQRFADIVGQSHITRTLQNALDKGRINHAYLFCGPRGTGKTTTAKVLAKTLNCLKVVANEPCNQCDNCISTNEGSSVDVIEIDAASNRGIEDIRELRENVKFSPASGKYRVYIIDEVHMLTAEAFNALLKTLEEPPGHVIFILATTEPHKVPLTILSRCQRFDFRRIGVKDMLPRLKQVAEEIGLEVEDQALVLIARAAEGGLRDALGILDQGSVFGNDSITVDDVHKILGTVKEDVMSSMVDYLAKGKSADALLLVNELLQQGKDLRMFVKELNGYLRSIMLYLISNRLPEAGDVSNLKADAAKLEPIFISNCLEVLTRLEYDMKWSAQPVILLELALVKLTGAQPPPKAGAERQMPQRQEAPPDKEQRGQKEQTEEKEEKQEKQSELNEEKNQNEQTGDLSQEVKQSWGKILDYVKKIKPSVYGVFREAFFVEVKDKVLTIAFKPQHANFHKVRAEQGENKKIFEQALNEVLGGSWSLKIIVLENQEQEKPKTKGSEENPLVQKAVELFGEDKVEIK
- a CDS encoding pyridoxal-phosphate-dependent aminotransferase family protein, which gives rise to MKDKLYLMIPGPTPVPPRVAAAMSKPIIGHRSGEFAALIGRVTEKLKKVFQTENDVFVLASSGTGGLEAAVANVTNPGDKVLSLNTGKFGERFGELARKYGADVDEVMFTWGTDVDLRVVEEKLKADPNIKAVLATHNETSTAVVNDIKGLGKIVADHQAVLVVDAVSSMGGMDIKTDEWQVDIMVSGSQKAMMLPPGLAFVSVSEKAWKVMEENTASNYYFDLKKARKSLAKNNTPYTSPVSLFYGLEESLDMLLEEGLENVFKRHRLLARATRAAIKGLGLELLPAEEYSSDTVTAVQSPMTVNVDNLRKTLLEKYRVMVAGGQGELKGKIFRIAHMGYASKADVILTIGALEMALNECGYKAELGAGVREAQLVFLEESE
- the tadA gene encoding tRNA adenosine(34) deaminase TadA; translation: MEHSLYMRQALAEAQKAYKVGEVPIGAVLVVDGQIIAAGHDLRELLKDASAHAEILVLREAAQRLGDWRLNDATLYVTVEPCAMCAGAIVQFRVGRLVYGAPNNKSGSVDSVMDIVRQPGFNHQVEVIAGVLEDECREIIRSFFKEKRKLK